A single region of the Fusarium fujikuroi IMI 58289 draft genome, chromosome FFUJ_chr05 genome encodes:
- a CDS encoding related to (VAMP)-associated protein codes for MSVDIEPFELSFRRPFTTEVSQTLTLKNPNPTPVAFKVKTTAPKQYCVRPNAGRIEAGQSFDVSVLLQAMKQDPPPDAKCRDKFLVQSAPITADKEFASVANVLETTEKAHLVERKIRVNWLAAGEADQAPNRPLSTPNKQAIANGINDTPDVSRTFSSPGIRDESPSSSAAPPPYQSPKESAYEDEKPKSTYEESEVKSTIAQATTAIKETAELTYEELKAKLAQAEQQLVALKDSGLRQRNVKSASSDDDKRPLAQTAQAVTQTVEGVPVQMAAILCLVSFLLAYFFF; via the exons ATGTCGGTCGATATCGAGCCATTTGAGCTGTCTTTTAGAC GCCCCTTCACCACCGAGGTCTCCCAGACCTTGACTCTGAAGAACCCCAACCCTACCCCCGTAGCTTTCAAG gtTAAGACGACTGCTCCTAAACA ATACTGTGTTCGACCAAATGCAGGACGCATCGAGGCCGGTCAGAGCTTCGATGTCTCTG TCCTCCTCCAGGCTATGAAGCAGGATCCCCCTCCTGACGCTAAGTGCCGTGACAAGTTCCTTGTCCAATCCGCCCCGATTACCGCCGATAAGGAGTTTGCCAGCGTTGCGAATGTC CTTGAAACGACCGAAAAGGCCCACCTTGTCGAGCGCAAGATTCGAGTCAACTGGCTCGCGGCTGGTGAGGCCGACCAAGCTCCTAACCGACCTTTGTCCACTCCTAACAAGCAAGCTATTGCCAACGGC ATCAACGACACTCCTGATGTTTCGCGTACATTTTCTTCACCTGGCATTCGAGACGAGTCGCCCTCATCCTCGGCAGCGCCCCCTCCTTACCAATCGCCCAAAGAATCCGCctatgaggatgagaaacCCAAATCTACCTACGAAGAGTCCGAAGTCAAGAGCACTATCGCTCAAGCTACAACGGCTATCAAGGAGACTGCAGAGCTGACCtatgaggagctcaaggctaAGCTTGCCCAGGCCGAACAGCAGCTTGTGGCTCTCAAGGATAGCGGTCTTCGACAGCGCAATGTCAAGTCCGCCTCCAGCGATGATGACAAACGACCTCTCGCCCAGACCGCCCAAGCTGTCACACAAACCGTCGAAGGTGTTCCTGTGCAAATGGCGGCCATTCTTTGCTTGGTCAGCTTCTTGCTTGcctacttcttcttctag
- a CDS encoding related to chicken h-caldesmon, Uso1p and YKL201c has product MPSDLDTLLDMGFDKERAEIAVKKTGGLQGALQWLEDNQDKPIDEIKAAAAGKEEDDDEEDTEAKIAELETGTAKSLICNDCGKRFKNHDLATYHATKTEHTDFSESTEEIAPLTEDEKKAKLEQLRERLAAKRALQSVKDKEDHKRNEQIRQKSTKESQEAKEELARKQAVKEAAQKRQEKLEDLEAKRRIKAKIEADKAERRRKAEEAKAAREGRAPQVEAATPGGAAAVAAASKPKTNHNEARLRLQTDGGNITKTLPAETTLFELAQQLQSETGNAVSSFTTTFPRKTFEGDLDFSKTLKEAGLVPSSVLIVK; this is encoded by the exons ATGCCTTCTGATCTCGATACCCTGCTCGATATGGGCTTTGACAAGGAGCGTGCTGAGATTGCCGTCAAGAAGACCGGAGGCC TCCAAGGCGCTCTTCAGTGGCTTGAGGATAACCAGGACAAGCCtattgatgagatcaaggctgctgccgctgggaaggaagaggatgacgacgaagaggacaCGGAAGCCAAGATTGCAGAGCTCGAGACCGGTACTGCCAAGTCATTGATCTGCAATGATTGTGGAAAGAGATTCAAGAACCATGATCTGGCTACCTATCACGCGACCAAGAC TGAGCATACTGACTTCTCGGAGTCAACAGAGGAGATTGCACCCCTAACtgaggacgagaagaaggccaagcttgaACAACTTCGCGAGCGCCTCGCCGCCAAGAGAGCTCTTCAATctgtcaaggacaaggaagacCACAAGCGCAACGAG CAAATTCGCCAAAAGTCTACCAAGGAGAGCCAGGAAGCAAAGGAAGAGCTGGCCCGCAAGCAAGCAGTCAAGGAAGCAGCTCAGAAACGACaagagaagctggaggaCCTGGAAGCCAAGAGGCGCATCAAAGCAAAGATCGAGGCCGACAAAGCTGAGCGACGCCGAAAGGCagaggaggccaaggcagCCCGTGAGGGTCGAGCCCCTCAAGTCGAAGCTGCAACTCCTGGtggcgctgctgctgtcgcGGCCGCATCCAAGCCAAAGACCAACCACAATGAGGCCCGACTTCGACTACAGACCGACGGCggaaacatcaccaagaccttACCCGCTGAGACCACATTGTTCGAGCTGGCGCAACAGCTACAGAGTGAGACGGGGAATGCTGTGTCCAGCTTTACGACTACGTTCCCTCGCAAGACATTTGAGGGTGATCTCGATTTCTCCAAGACTCTGAAGGAAGCGGGATTAGTTCCGTCGTCCGTCCTGATCGTCAAATAA
- a CDS encoding probable RPP1A-60S large subunit acidic ribosomal protein a1, giving the protein MSHAELASSYAALILADDGVEITADKLQTLIKAAKVEEVEPIWTSIFAKALEGKDVKDLLVNVGSGGGAAPAAGGAAAAGGAAEEAAPEEAKEEEKEESDEDMGFGLFD; this is encoded by the exons ATGTCTCACGCCGAGCTCGCTTCGTCCTACGCGGCCCTGATCCTCGCCGACGACGGTGTTGAGATCACC GCCGACAAGCTCCAGACCCTCATCAAGGCcgccaaggtcgaggaggttgagcCCATCTGGACCTCCATCTTCGCCAAG GCTCTCGAGGGCAAGGATGTCAAGGACCTTCTCGTGAACGTCGGCTCCGGTGGCGGTGCTGCCCCTGCCGCCGGTGGTGCCGCCGCTGCTGGTGGTGCCgctgaggaggctgctcctgaggaggccaaggaggagg agaaggaggagtcTGACGAGGACATGGGCTTCGGTCTCTTCGACTAA